From a region of the Helianthus annuus cultivar XRQ/B chromosome 5, HanXRQr2.0-SUNRISE, whole genome shotgun sequence genome:
- the LOC110943082 gene encoding nucleolin 2-like — protein MEVRNITYETTVRITKEKDAKTKQMICRIKNKNYVSPENDKWRHDNSDSDNENEKMKDMVEKKTRWWCVRDGKRKRTPKSSPAVIIPKDGDKGSSGEPKQRLIDETVLELSVVIEQGAELLKESLESYLKKNDEVAAQQVQGSSAHVEKVTRVEPEVEDLGSSSEDDSEETQSESELNPTTLGRGKAQLKKKPLKKKKTSDEEDSPYVPEQPKKQVKKQKAVQAGVIPRNVRAKKAGAEPSKEKGGKSEKHVQKPIETEVETIKEPVAEKETGGDDYVEITGSKAASPRPTPQDKPGPSHHKDPKYDYIFEGLPEAT, from the exons ATGGAAGTGAGGAACATTACATATGAAACAACTGTGAGAATCACCAAAGAGAAAGATGCAAAAACAAAGCAAATGATTTGCAGaatcaaaaataaaaattatgttTCTCCTGAAAATGATAAGTGGAGGCATGACAACAGTGACTCGGATAATGAAAATGAAAAGATGAAAGATATGGTTGAGAAGAAGACTAGGTGGTGGTGTGTGAGAGATGGAAAAAGAAAGAGAACACCAAAGTCATCCCCTGCAGTTATCATTCCGAAGGATGGAGAtaagg GGTCTTCTGGAGAACCAAAGCAGAGACTGATTGATGAAACTGTTTTGGAGCTATCTGTGGTGATTGAACAAGGAGCTGAACTGTTAAAAGAATCTTTGGAGAGCTATCTGAAAAAGAATGACGAAGTTGCAGCACAACAAGTTCAAGGATCGAGTGCTCATGTTGAAAAGGTTACAAGAGTTGAGCCAGAGGTTGAAGATCTGGGGAGTTCAAGTGAAGATGATTCTGAAGAAactcaatctgaatctgaattaaATCCAACAACTCTTGGAAGGGGGAAAGCACAGCTGAAAAAGAAACCTTTAAAGAAGAAGAAAACATCAGATGAAGAAGATTCGCCTTATGTACCAGAACAGCCAAAGAAACAAGTAAAGAAACAAAAGGCAGTTCAAGCTGGTGTAATCCCAAGAAACGTTAGGGCAAAGAAAGCTGGAGCAGAACCTTCTAAAGAAAAGGGAGGAAAATCAGAAAAGCATGTTCAAAAGCCAATAGAAACTGAAGTTGAAACCATAAAGGAGCCAGTAGCTGAAAAAGAAACTGGTGGTGATGATTACGTAGAAATCACGGGGTCTAAAGCTGCTAGTCCACGTCCTACTCCTCAAGATAAACCAGGACCGTCACATCATAAAGATCCAAAGTATGATTACATTTTCGAAGGTCTTCCAGAAGCAACATGA